One Glycine soja cultivar W05 chromosome 2, ASM419377v2, whole genome shotgun sequence genomic region harbors:
- the LOC114379727 gene encoding metalloendoproteinase 1-like isoform X3 encodes MKPYLRPVFLLFLILLDQSISASAGNFFDSLKKLFGPALAKIPSKKEDLKKAEKAKEWIEKVKDGVELGIENAPPSPPNEPPKQINIKGLSVVKDYLSEYGYIESSRPFNNSFDQETMSAIKTYQKFSNLPVTGVPNKQLIQQMLSLRCGVPDVNFDYNFTDDNTSYPKAGHRWFPNRNLTYGFLPENQIPDNMTKVFRDSFARWAQASGTLSLTETTYDNADIQVGFYNFTDLSIKMEVYGGSLIFLQPDSSKKGVVLMDGNMGWLLPSENASLSKDDGVLDLETAAMHQIGHLLGLDHSHKEDSVMYPYILSSQSQQRKVQLSNSDKANIHLQFAKHDSDLTSPNSHDSDLTSPNSHDSASHGGRLDVLLVTTSSLGFAYLLLLLY; translated from the coding sequence ATGAAACCGTACCTACGTCCAGTATTCCTATTATTCCTTATCCTTCTCGACCAATCCATTTCGGCGAGTGCTGGTAATTTTTTTGAttcattgaaaaaattatttggtcCAGCATTAGCAAAGATACCGAGCAAGAAAGAAGATTTGAAGAAGGCTGAGAAAGCGAAGGAGTGGATCGAGAAAGTGAAGGACGGCGTAGAACTTGGAATAGAAAATGCCCCTCCCTCACCGCCAAACGAACCACCGAAGCAAATCAATATTAAAGGCCTGTCTGTCGTCAAGGATTACTTATCTGAGTACGGCTACATTGAATCCTCTAGGCCATTTAACAATTCTTTCGACCAGGAAACAATGTCAGCCATTAAGACCTACCAGAAATTTTCCAATCTTCCAGTTACCGGCGTTCCGAACAAACAGCTTATTCAGCAAATGTTGTCCCTACGATGCGGTGTCCCCGACGTTAACTTTGACTACAACTTCACCGACGACAACACTTCCTATCCCAAAGCCGGACACCGCTGGTTCCCAAACAGAAACCTCACATACGGTTTTCTTCCCGAAAACCAAATCCCAGACAACATGACTAAGGTGTTCAGAGATTCCTTTGCGAGGTGGGCCCAAGCCTCGGGGACTTTGAGTCTCACGGAGACAACCTACGACAACGCCGACATCCAGGTAGGGTTCTACAACTTCACCGACTTGAGCATTAAAATGGAGGTGTATGGTGGCAGCCTTATATTTTTGCAACCGGATTCTAGTAAGAAAGGGGTGGTACTTATGGACGGTAACATGGGCTGGTTACTTCCAAGTGAAAACGCCTCACTGTCTAAAGATGATGGAGTTTTGGACTTGGAGACTGCAGCGATGCACCAGATAGGGCATCTACTTGGACTTGATCACTCTCACAAAGAGGACTCTGTTATGTATCCTTACATATTGTCATCACAGTCACAGCAACGAAAGGTGCAGCTTTCCAATTCTGACAAGGCCAACATTCACCTTCAGTTTGCTAAGCATGACTCGGATCTGACTTCTCCAAACTCGCATGACTCGGATCTGACTTCTCCAAACTCGCATGACTCTGCAAGCCACGGTGGGCGTTTGGATGTGCTTTTGGTTACCACTTCCTCTCTTGGATTTGCTTACTTACTGCTCCTTTTGTATTAG
- the LOC114369474 gene encoding metalloendoproteinase 2-MMP-like produces the protein MKKVFRDSFKRWAQATTGVLRLTETTYDNADIKVGGHTPQRCHFRSLPSEKESLSWENGVLDLESAAMHLLGLDHSNKEDSVMYPNVLPWQQRKVELSVSDMENIQRHYTNGISGHSGRWGVLLITILSLGFAYELL, from the exons ATGAAAAAGGTTTTCAGAGATTCCTTCAAGAGGTGGGCGCAGGCCACCACAGGGGTTTTGAGGCTCACGGAGACAACCTACGACAATGCCGACATCAAGGTAGG GGGACATACGCCTCAAAGGTGCCATTTTAGGTCGCTGCCGAGTGAAAAAGAGAGCCTGTCGTGGGAGAACGGAGTTTTGGACTTGGAGAGTGCGGCGATGCATCTTCTAGGGCTTGATCACTCTAACAAAGAGGACTCTGTTATGTACCCTAACGTATTGCCATGGCAGCAACGAAAGGTGGAGCTCTCGGTTTCTGATATGGAAAACATTCAGCGTCACTACACTAACGGCATCTCTGGCCACAGTGGGCGTTGGGGAGTGCTTTTAATCACTATCTTGTCTCTTGGATTTGCTTACGAGcttctttaa
- the LOC114369483 gene encoding zinc finger protein JAGGED-like: MSSSSEKKPSSSSSSSSPSVLKVFGSPLTAMRSDEALRDGWVKKIECPFCHREFQSLQALGGHQNAHRRERQMARFAQFEYMCLNQSNQMFQSVTPLVVEHGAAPTSVFGGATRLWTAPESSQLPVAEPPGMLIPIVQAPVVGDDDNIDLELRLGNSSK; the protein is encoded by the coding sequence ATGAGCTCATCCTCAGAGAAgaaaccttcttcttcttcttcttcttcttctccttcagtGTTGAAGGTATTTGGTTCCCCTTTGACGGCTATGAGAAGTGACGAGGCTCTCAGAGATGGCTGGGTTAAGAAAATCGAGTGTCCTTTCTGCCATCGCGAGTTTCAGAGTTTGCAAGCTCTAGGGGGACACCAAAATGCGCATAGGAGAGAAAGACAAATGGCTAGGTTTGCCCAATTTGAATATATGTGTCTGAATCAAAGCAACCAAATGTTCCAATCGGTTACACCTCTTGTGGTTGAGCATGGAGCAGCACCAACCTCTGTTTTCGGTGGTGCAACTCGGTTATGGACAGCACCTGAGTCATCACAGCTACCTGTGGCGGAGCCACCAGGTATGCTTATCCCTATTGTACAAGCACCAGTAGTAGGGGATGATGATAATATCGACCTAGAACTGAGACTAGGTAATTCTTCTAAGTAA
- the LOC114369494 gene encoding zinc finger protein 7-like, whose product MNSPSENKPSSSSSSYSPNLVLKLFGFPMTATSSDEDHGKKIECPFCDRKFQNMQALGGHQNAHRRERQMARLAQFEYMRLHQRNQIFQSATPFVVAHGASASSVFGVATRIWTAQPPPESSLRLPLVEPPAGTRHHRNVPPVVQVPVVGVDDNIDLELRLGIYSNKESGM is encoded by the coding sequence ATGAACTCACCCTCAGAGAACAaaccttcctcttcttcttcttcttattctccGAATTTGGTGTTGAAGCTATTCGGTTTCCCTATGACGGCTACGAGCAGTGACGAGGATCATGGTAAGAAAATCGAGTGTCCATTTTGTGATCGCAAATTTCAGAATATGCAAGCGTTGGGGGGACACCAAAATGCACACAGGAGAGAAAGACAAATGGCAAGGTTGGCTCAATTTGAGTATATGCGTCTACATCAAAGAAACCAAATATTCCAATCGGCTACACCTTTTGTGGTTGCTCATGGAGCATCAGCAAGCTCTGTTTTTGGCGTTGCAACTCGGATCTGGACAGCACAGCCACCACCTGAGTCATCACTAAGGCTACCTTTGGTGGAGCCACCAGCTGGTACGCGCCACCACCGTAACGTTCCCCCAGTTGTACAAGTACCAGTAGTAGGGGTTGATGATAATATCGATCTAGAACTGAGACTAGGTATTTATTCTAATAAGGAATCTGGGATGTGA